A genomic region of Ignavibacteria bacterium contains the following coding sequences:
- a CDS encoding PorV/PorQ family protein has protein sequence MMKKIFYSALIFVMILNYAFAQTFKTNVSKRGTTAAPFLSIGQSARAIGMGSAFVGAVNDVSAIYWNPAGLTKAQGGQILVDYTNWIAGTKYNFLAVSYNIGDYGTVGVSFTGSNIGDMKVTTIEEPWGTGEVFSATDMAISLAYALQLTDRFSIGFNPKFVYQGIWKMSASAFAIDMGVQYVTPFDDAILAMSISNFGTTMQLLGQSNLVLYDPDPYTTGNNGKIPAYLETKTYDLPLTFRVGVAYNPIRSANHRLTFAFDALHPSDDYESVNVGFEYGFQDFLFIRGGYKSLFLDDSEESFALGFGLKQNLMGNVAVKVDYAYQDFGRLNNIQKFTLTVCF, from the coding sequence ATGATGAAAAAGATTTTTTACTCAGCTTTGATTTTTGTTATGATATTAAATTATGCTTTTGCACAGACATTCAAAACAAATGTTTCAAAGAGAGGAACTACTGCCGCACCTTTCCTCTCAATTGGTCAGAGTGCAAGAGCAATTGGTATGGGTTCAGCTTTCGTCGGTGCCGTAAATGATGTGAGCGCAATTTACTGGAATCCTGCTGGACTAACTAAAGCACAGGGCGGACAAATTCTAGTCGATTACACAAACTGGATTGCCGGCACCAAATACAATTTCCTCGCTGTGAGTTATAATATTGGTGATTATGGAACAGTTGGTGTTAGTTTTACAGGTTCTAATATTGGTGATATGAAAGTCACAACGATTGAAGAACCTTGGGGAACTGGTGAGGTCTTCTCCGCTACCGATATGGCAATCAGTCTTGCTTATGCTTTGCAATTAACAGATAGATTTTCCATTGGGTTCAATCCTAAATTTGTCTATCAGGGAATCTGGAAAATGAGTGCAAGTGCTTTTGCAATTGATATGGGTGTTCAATATGTAACTCCATTTGATGATGCAATTCTTGCAATGTCAATTTCAAATTTTGGAACGACAATGCAGCTTCTTGGCCAGTCGAATCTTGTTTTGTATGATCCAGATCCTTACACAACTGGTAATAACGGCAAAATTCCAGCTTATCTCGAAACAAAAACTTACGATTTGCCGCTGACATTTAGAGTTGGTGTTGCATATAATCCAATTAGATCTGCAAATCACAGATTGACTTTTGCATTCGATGCTTTGCATCCAAGTGATGACTATGAAAGTGTCAATGTTGGTTTCGAATATGGATTTCAAGATTTTCTTTTCATTCGTGGTGGATACAAATCTTTATTCCTTGATGACTCAGAAGAATCATTTGCGCTTGGATTTGGTTTGAAACAAAACCTTATGGGTAATGTAGCTGTTAAAGTTGATTACGCTTATCAAGATTTTGGAAGATTGAACAACATTCAAAAATTTACTCTTACTGTTTGTTTCTGA
- a CDS encoding family 16 glycosylhydrolase, with amino-acid sequence MKRKILLLVFLIIPIFQLHSKDFKGAEFRTKQSFLYGRFEVRMKSAFREGMLSSFFTYHEFSGGIENWNEIDIEILGRYPNDIQFNTITSGQTNHVSHYPLPFSPHEDFHVYAFEWTPTYVAWFVDGVEVYRQTGDHISTLNKPQKLMMNIWNPEATNWAGQFDPDALPAFAYYDWVKYYLYTPGSGNYGTGNNFTLSWSDDFNYWNTSRWDKATHTWVGNGCDFIPENTVIRDGYLILCLTNSVNIGYTDAKGPVLYSAKVHNGKILVNFSEELDEVSSQNKSNYIIYGVTIDSAKLLSDKKTVELTVSGWDFISPKTLVVMNVKDDWNPANTMSPKAVSIVTQTQFNFPLKINCGGPAALGYLPEKSWTLTSDYGSIDGGNSTYSFNINNTDEDEIYQSEKWGMTTYRVRLPNGVYNVKLMFAENYHNQAGKRVFDVWIEQDRILQNFDIYALVGRNTAYVKEVNNVQINDGYLDIYFVTHKDNPMINGIVIELISLGVDESELLPEKNFMLHQNSPNPFNGMTTISYNIYKPDYYSFKLYTLLGKQIIKKDLGYLTEGSYSLHLNFNEIKNFTPASGVYFYVLQNSNSQQTKKMMFLN; translated from the coding sequence ATGAAAAGAAAAATTTTACTTCTTGTATTCTTAATAATCCCAATATTTCAACTCCATTCTAAAGATTTTAAAGGAGCTGAATTTAGGACAAAACAATCTTTCCTTTACGGAAGATTTGAAGTTCGAATGAAATCGGCGTTCCGGGAAGGAATGCTTTCTTCTTTTTTTACATATCATGAATTTTCTGGCGGGATTGAAAACTGGAACGAAATTGATATCGAAATTCTTGGACGATATCCAAACGATATTCAATTCAATACAATCACATCAGGTCAGACCAATCATGTTAGTCATTATCCTTTGCCTTTTTCTCCACACGAAGATTTTCATGTTTACGCTTTTGAATGGACACCAACTTATGTTGCCTGGTTTGTTGATGGAGTTGAAGTTTATCGCCAGACAGGAGATCACATCTCAACATTAAACAAACCACAGAAGTTAATGATGAACATCTGGAATCCAGAAGCAACAAACTGGGCTGGTCAATTTGATCCAGATGCACTTCCGGCTTTCGCTTATTATGATTGGGTGAAATATTATTTGTATACTCCCGGCTCCGGAAATTATGGAACTGGGAATAATTTCACTTTATCATGGTCAGATGATTTTAATTACTGGAATACATCACGATGGGATAAAGCGACTCACACCTGGGTTGGAAATGGATGTGATTTCATCCCTGAGAATACTGTGATTAGAGATGGTTATTTGATTCTCTGCTTGACAAATAGTGTAAATATTGGATATACCGATGCGAAAGGTCCCGTTCTTTATTCTGCTAAAGTTCACAACGGAAAAATTCTCGTTAATTTCTCTGAAGAACTTGATGAAGTTTCAAGTCAAAATAAATCAAACTATATAATTTATGGTGTGACAATCGACTCGGCAAAATTACTTTCCGATAAAAAGACAGTCGAACTTACAGTCTCTGGTTGGGATTTTATCTCACCAAAAACACTTGTTGTTATGAATGTGAAAGATGATTGGAATCCTGCAAATACAATGAGTCCAAAAGCCGTTAGTATAGTAACGCAAACTCAATTCAATTTTCCTCTAAAAATTAATTGCGGCGGACCTGCTGCACTTGGTTATTTGCCTGAAAAATCCTGGACATTGACTTCGGATTACGGTTCAATAGACGGCGGTAATTCAACTTATTCGTTTAACATTAACAATACAGATGAAGATGAAATTTATCAGTCTGAAAAATGGGGGATGACAACTTATCGGGTTCGTCTTCCTAATGGCGTTTACAATGTTAAATTAATGTTTGCAGAAAATTATCATAATCAAGCCGGAAAAAGAGTTTTTGATGTCTGGATTGAACAGGATAGGATATTACAAAATTTTGATATTTATGCCTTAGTGGGAAGAAATACTGCTTATGTAAAAGAAGTTAATAATGTTCAGATTAATGATGGTTATCTGGATATTTATTTTGTAACTCATAAAGATAATCCAATGATAAATGGAATAGTCATAGAATTAATATCACTTGGAGTAGATGAATCGGAGCTTCTACCAGAAAAAAATTTTATGCTTCATCAAAACTCTCCAAATCCTTTCAACGGAATGACAACAATCTCTTATAACATTTACAAACCTGATTATTACTCTTTTAAGCTTTACACTCTTCTTGGTAAACAAATTATTAAGAAAGATCTCGGTTATTTAACAGAAGGGAGTTACTCTCTTCATCTAAATTTTAATGAGATAAAAAATTTTACTCCTGCTTCTGGAGTTTACTTTTATGTTTTGCAAAACAGCAATTCACAGCAAACTAAAAAAATGATGTTCCTGAACTAA
- a CDS encoding beta-glucosidase, whose amino-acid sequence MQQTFLIFSIFVLVITSQLFSQQSKSIDEKVQELLSKMTVEEKVGQMTQVTLEVVSKKQGTKTQKHELDEKKLEEAIVRYHVGSILNVYDVAHSIDYWHEVITKIQDIATKKTRLGIPVIYGIDAIHGATYTKNSTLFPQALAVASTFNRNIAERIGEITSLETRASGIPWNFYPVMDLGRQPLWPRLWETFGEDVYLAQQLGMAYIKGAQGNDVSRADKLATCLKHYVGYSFPFNGFDRTPAYMSERTLREYFLPPFEAGIKAGAKTIMVNSGEVDGIPGHANYHLLTEILRGELKFDGFVVSDWEDIIRLHTRDRVASSPKEAVKIAVMAGVDMSMVPYNFSFYDLLLELVKEGSVPMWRIDEAVSRILKVKFELGLFENPYPKKDYLEKFASSEHTQANLEAARESIILAKNDNNILPLKKNKKVFVTGPTANKLSVLNGGWTITWQGNEEELYPQEKNSILEAVIEKVGKKNVLFEEGCSFDKELNSNSAIQKAKQSDVIILCLGEPAYCETPGNINDLTLPEAQLNYAKKLIATGKPVILVIVEGRPRLITKIFNDVKGALIAFLPGMEGGNAIADVLFGDVNPSGKLPISYPKYPNAIVHYDYKPIENSAENKYDPLLPFGFGLSYTKFSYSNLRLNKNEITEDDELLVSVDVKNEGSIKGKEAVLMYITDVYGQVSRPNKQLKGFEKIELNPGETKTVTFKINKDHLSFIGINNKRIIEPGEFIVTIGDLQSKFYLK is encoded by the coding sequence ATGCAGCAAACATTTTTAATTTTTTCAATCTTTGTTTTAGTAATTACATCTCAACTTTTTTCTCAACAGTCAAAATCAATCGATGAGAAAGTACAGGAATTGCTCTCAAAAATGACAGTTGAAGAAAAAGTTGGTCAAATGACTCAAGTTACGCTCGAGGTTGTTTCTAAAAAACAGGGAACAAAAACTCAAAAGCACGAACTTGATGAAAAGAAATTAGAAGAAGCAATTGTTAGATATCATGTCGGTTCAATTCTAAATGTCTATGATGTTGCTCATTCAATCGATTACTGGCATGAAGTAATTACAAAAATTCAGGACATTGCAACAAAAAAAACGAGGCTCGGAATTCCAGTTATTTATGGCATAGATGCAATTCACGGAGCTACTTACACAAAAAACTCAACGCTCTTTCCTCAGGCTTTAGCTGTGGCGTCAACTTTTAACAGAAATATTGCTGAAAGAATTGGTGAGATTACTTCACTAGAAACTCGAGCAAGTGGAATTCCCTGGAATTTTTATCCTGTGATGGATCTTGGAAGACAGCCTTTGTGGCCAAGACTGTGGGAAACATTTGGTGAAGATGTATATCTTGCTCAGCAGCTTGGAATGGCTTACATTAAAGGTGCTCAGGGGAATGATGTCAGCCGTGCTGATAAACTCGCAACTTGCCTTAAACATTATGTCGGTTACAGTTTCCCTTTCAATGGTTTTGATAGAACTCCAGCTTATATGTCCGAAAGAACTTTGCGGGAATATTTTCTGCCGCCTTTCGAAGCAGGAATAAAAGCCGGGGCAAAAACTATTATGGTCAATTCAGGTGAAGTAGATGGAATTCCCGGTCATGCGAATTATCATCTGCTCACAGAAATTCTTCGTGGTGAATTAAAATTTGATGGATTTGTTGTCTCTGATTGGGAAGATATTATACGTCTTCATACAAGAGATAGGGTTGCATCATCACCAAAGGAAGCAGTTAAGATAGCTGTGATGGCAGGCGTTGATATGAGTATGGTTCCGTATAATTTTAGTTTTTATGATTTACTTCTTGAGCTTGTAAAAGAAGGCTCTGTTCCAATGTGGAGAATTGATGAAGCAGTGAGCAGAATCTTGAAAGTTAAATTTGAACTTGGTTTGTTTGAAAATCCATATCCGAAAAAAGATTACTTAGAAAAATTTGCAAGTTCCGAACATACTCAGGCTAATCTGGAAGCAGCAAGAGAATCAATTATTCTTGCAAAGAATGATAACAACATTCTTCCATTAAAAAAGAATAAAAAAGTTTTTGTTACAGGACCAACTGCAAATAAACTTTCGGTCTTAAATGGCGGCTGGACAATTACCTGGCAAGGAAATGAAGAAGAACTTTATCCTCAGGAGAAAAACTCAATATTAGAAGCAGTAATCGAAAAAGTAGGGAAGAAAAATGTTTTGTTTGAGGAAGGATGTTCTTTTGATAAAGAATTAAATTCAAACTCAGCAATTCAAAAAGCAAAACAATCTGATGTAATAATTCTTTGTCTCGGTGAACCAGCTTATTGTGAAACTCCTGGCAATATAAACGATCTCACACTTCCAGAAGCACAGTTGAATTATGCCAAAAAATTAATTGCGACTGGTAAACCAGTAATTCTTGTAATCGTTGAGGGCCGCCCAAGATTAATTACAAAAATTTTCAATGACGTGAAAGGCGCTTTAATTGCTTTTCTGCCGGGTATGGAAGGAGGGAATGCAATCGCTGATGTATTGTTTGGCGATGTAAATCCAAGCGGAAAGCTGCCAATCTCTTATCCCAAATATCCAAACGCAATTGTTCATTACGATTATAAACCAATTGAAAATTCTGCTGAGAATAAATATGACCCACTCCTTCCTTTTGGATTTGGTTTGAGTTATACAAAATTCTCTTACTCAAATTTAAGATTAAACAAAAATGAAATAACTGAAGATGATGAGTTGCTTGTTTCGGTTGATGTGAAAAACGAAGGTTCAATAAAAGGGAAAGAAGCAGTTTTGATGTACATTACAGATGTTTATGGTCAAGTTAGCCGCCCCAATAAACAATTAAAAGGTTTCGAAAAGATTGAACTTAATCCTGGCGAGACAAAAACGGTTACTTTCAAGATAAACAAAGATCATCTTTCATTTATTGGAATAAATAACAAAAGAATTATTGAGCCCGGTGAGTTTATTGTAACAATTGGTGATCTGCAATCAAAATTTTATTTGAAATAA
- a CDS encoding cellulase family glycosylhydrolase produces the protein MLKVPKNYFSILLLLLFLFFNPESLLSIGFLKAKGKVIVDGTGQEFYLKGIGLGGWLLQEGYMLHTSGFANAQWQIRQKIVDLIGEANTEIFYETYRRNFIRKIDIDSIKAWGFNSIRLPFHWNLFAVNTNPPQFINKGFEIIDSLLAWCEANQLYLILDMHAAPGGQSDENISDYNPAYPSLWQSEQNKDLTVKIWRKIAEKYKDKEWIGGYDLLNEPKWNLPPNNQPLRELYIRITDTIRAVDTNHIIFIEGNWFATDFTGLTPPWDNNMVYSFHKYWNSNDQGSIQYLIDIRNQYNVPLWLGETGENSNKWFVDCVELMKRNNIGWAWWTWKKIETIAGPLSAVMSPFYQTLLNYWSGSGPRPSATYAFNALMLQAENLKFELCEFRKDVIDALMRQPNNTQTIPYNQNIIPGTVYATEYDMGKLNYAYYDVDYQNVGGGTWNSGGKFRNDGVDIETCIDFGSNGYNVGWIQNGEWLRYTCNITQSGTYKIKINVASMNTGGQILLRLDGLVLGGLINVPNTNGWQNWQFVELNNVYLPQGIHQLEARFFNGGFNLSHFEFELLSTDVEEKDLLPKDFDLKQNYPNPFNSKTVITYSIPEITNIKLKVYDLLGNETFTIEEGLKSPGTYVEEFDAHNLSSGTYLLRLETEKKTFVRKMIILK, from the coding sequence GTGCTGAAGGTACCAAAAAATTATTTCTCTATTCTCCTTTTACTTTTATTTCTTTTCTTCAATCCAGAAAGTCTTCTTTCGATTGGTTTTCTTAAAGCAAAAGGAAAAGTAATAGTTGATGGAACAGGTCAAGAATTTTATTTGAAAGGAATTGGACTTGGCGGTTGGCTTTTGCAGGAAGGTTATATGCTTCACACCTCTGGTTTTGCAAATGCCCAATGGCAAATCAGACAAAAAATTGTCGATTTAATTGGAGAAGCAAATACAGAAATATTCTATGAAACTTATCGAAGAAATTTCATTCGAAAAATTGATATTGATTCAATTAAAGCCTGGGGATTTAATTCAATTCGGCTGCCTTTTCACTGGAATCTATTTGCTGTCAATACGAATCCGCCTCAATTTATTAACAAAGGTTTCGAAATAATCGACTCCCTTTTAGCATGGTGCGAAGCAAATCAGCTTTATCTTATTCTTGATATGCATGCCGCTCCTGGTGGACAAAGCGATGAAAACATCAGTGATTATAATCCTGCTTATCCTTCTTTATGGCAAAGTGAACAAAATAAAGATTTGACAGTCAAAATCTGGAGAAAAATTGCTGAAAAATACAAAGACAAAGAATGGATTGGTGGTTATGATTTATTGAATGAACCTAAATGGAATCTGCCTCCAAACAATCAGCCGCTTCGAGAGTTATATATTCGAATTACTGACACAATTAGAGCTGTTGATACAAATCATATAATTTTCATTGAAGGTAATTGGTTTGCGACTGATTTTACGGGACTTACTCCACCATGGGATAATAATATGGTTTACAGTTTTCATAAATACTGGAATTCAAATGATCAAGGAAGTATTCAATATTTAATTGATATAAGAAACCAGTATAATGTTCCATTGTGGCTTGGCGAGACAGGTGAAAATTCTAACAAGTGGTTTGTTGATTGCGTCGAATTGATGAAACGAAACAATATCGGTTGGGCTTGGTGGACTTGGAAAAAAATTGAAACTATTGCAGGTCCGCTTTCAGCTGTTATGTCGCCATTTTATCAAACTTTGTTGAATTATTGGAGCGGCTCGGGTCCAAGACCGAGCGCAACTTATGCTTTTAATGCACTTATGCTTCAGGCAGAAAATTTAAAATTTGAATTATGTGAATTCAGAAAAGATGTAATTGATGCATTAATGCGGCAACCAAATAACACTCAGACAATTCCATATAATCAAAACATAATTCCAGGGACTGTTTACGCTACTGAATATGATATGGGAAAATTAAATTATGCTTATTATGATGTTGACTATCAAAATGTAGGCGGCGGAACCTGGAACTCTGGAGGAAAATTTAGAAACGATGGCGTTGATATTGAAACCTGTATTGATTTCGGTTCAAATGGATATAACGTCGGTTGGATTCAAAATGGTGAGTGGTTGAGATATACCTGTAATATTACGCAAAGCGGGACTTATAAAATTAAAATTAATGTAGCTTCAATGAATACAGGTGGACAAATCCTTTTGCGTCTCGATGGCTTAGTTCTTGGCGGTCTGATCAATGTACCAAACACAAATGGCTGGCAAAACTGGCAATTTGTTGAACTTAACAATGTTTATCTCCCGCAAGGCATTCATCAACTTGAAGCAAGATTCTTTAACGGAGGCTTTAATCTCAGTCATTTTGAGTTTGAATTACTTTCTACTGATGTGGAAGAAAAAGATTTATTACCGAAAGATTTTGATTTAAAACAAAATTATCCTAATCCGTTTAATTCAAAGACAGTTATTACTTATTCAATTCCTGAAATCACAAATATCAAACTCAAAGTTTATGATTTACTCGGTAATGAAACTTTCACCATTGAAGAAGGATTAAAATCTCCAGGAACTTATGTCGAAGAATTTGATGCTCATAATCTTTCGAGTGGAACTTACTTACTGAGATTAGAAACTGAGAAAAAAACCTTTGTCAGAAAGATGATAATTTTGAAATGA
- a CDS encoding spore coat protein CotH, with protein sequence MMKIIIQSFLLILFLCLISIRAQSVNFTSSNLPIVVINTFGQEIPNEYKIQARMGVIYNGEGVRNYITDPFSHYDGWIGIELRGSSSLTFPKKSYAVETRDSLGNDRSVSLLGFPSEADWVFYGPYNDKTLIRDVLAYKLARDLGRYASRSKFFELVINGEYKGVYVLLEKIKRDANRVNIKKLNPADTSGDALTGGYIIKIDKLDGENNDGWYSNFRPFPQLSARIFYQYHYPKPSEIVEAQKNYIKAWIYAFESAMFGPYYADSILGYQKYIDVNSFVDYILLNELVKNIDAYRLSTFFYKDRDSRNPKLFAGPVWDFNLAFGNCDYYQAFNSSGWYLEYVSEYSNIPSWENYFIPFWWKKIFNDQNFRTKFRQRWIELRNSVWTNEKINSTIDSLVQLLEESRQRNFQKWPVIGQYVWPNYYVGQTYEEEINYLKNWLTSRLAWMDYQLISDVEKEKSEISINDFKLLQNYPNPFNSNTIISYIIPGNLNSLQKVTLKIYDVLGREITTLIDDYQTAGCYSVNFDIETIKQQSISTSVLICQLFVGNKTQTIKMLYLK encoded by the coding sequence ATGATGAAAATTATAATTCAAAGTTTTTTATTAATCCTTTTTCTGTGCCTGATTTCAATTAGAGCTCAGTCGGTTAATTTCACTTCTTCAAATCTCCCAATAGTTGTGATAAATACTTTTGGTCAGGAAATTCCAAACGAATATAAAATTCAAGCACGAATGGGAGTAATTTATAATGGTGAAGGTGTAAGAAATTACATTACAGATCCATTCAGTCATTACGATGGTTGGATCGGGATTGAATTGCGTGGTTCAAGTTCACTAACATTTCCTAAAAAAAGTTACGCAGTCGAAACAAGAGACTCGCTCGGGAACGATAGATCAGTTTCATTGCTCGGTTTCCCATCTGAAGCTGATTGGGTTTTTTATGGTCCATACAATGATAAAACTTTAATTCGCGATGTTCTTGCTTATAAACTTGCTCGAGATTTGGGTAGATATGCTTCGAGGTCAAAATTTTTTGAACTCGTTATAAATGGCGAATACAAAGGAGTTTATGTTCTTCTCGAAAAAATTAAAAGAGATGCAAATCGAGTAAATATAAAAAAATTAAATCCAGCTGATACATCAGGCGATGCATTGACTGGCGGATATATCATTAAAATTGATAAGCTTGATGGTGAAAATAACGATGGCTGGTATTCTAACTTTCGTCCATTCCCGCAATTAAGTGCAAGAATTTTTTATCAATATCATTATCCAAAACCCAGTGAAATCGTTGAAGCTCAAAAAAATTACATCAAAGCATGGATTTATGCATTTGAGTCGGCAATGTTTGGACCTTATTACGCCGATTCAATTCTTGGTTATCAAAAGTATATTGATGTCAATTCGTTTGTTGATTACATTCTCTTAAATGAACTTGTTAAAAATATCGATGCCTACCGATTGAGTACTTTCTTTTATAAAGATAGGGACAGCCGCAATCCAAAATTATTTGCTGGACCTGTTTGGGATTTCAATTTAGCTTTTGGAAATTGTGATTATTATCAGGCATTCAATTCAAGTGGATGGTATCTTGAGTATGTTTCGGAATATTCAAACATTCCAAGCTGGGAAAATTATTTCATTCCATTCTGGTGGAAAAAAATTTTTAATGATCAAAATTTTCGAACTAAATTCAGACAAAGATGGATTGAGCTTAGAAATTCTGTCTGGACAAATGAAAAAATTAATTCTACCATCGATTCGCTTGTTCAATTACTTGAAGAATCAAGACAGAGAAACTTTCAGAAATGGCCTGTCATTGGTCAATATGTTTGGCCTAATTACTATGTTGGTCAAACTTACGAAGAAGAAATCAACTATCTGAAAAACTGGCTCACATCAAGATTAGCGTGGATGGATTATCAGTTAATTTCTGATGTCGAAAAAGAGAAATCAGAAATTTCAATTAATGACTTCAAACTTCTACAAAATTATCCGAACCCATTTAATTCAAATACAATAATAAGTTATATCATTCCAGGAAATTTAAACTCACTACAAAAAGTTACTTTGAAAATTTATGATGTTCTCGGTAGAGAGATCACAACACTAATTGATGATTATCAAACTGCCGGCTGTTATTCTGTAAATTTTGATATCGAGACAATTAAACAACAAAGTATATCGACGAGCGTTTTAATTTGCCAGCTTTTTGTTGGAAATAAAACTCAAACTATCAAAATGCTTTATTTGAAATGA